Below is a window of Lepisosteus oculatus isolate fLepOcu1 chromosome 8, fLepOcu1.hap2, whole genome shotgun sequence DNA.
CACGCCAGGTGAACATCCCCTCTAATAGGGTCTCACCACAGGAGACACTTTGTTATGGAACAGGGCTACACAGCTAAATTTAGCTGAAAGAAAGCTAACTTAGTGCATAACTATAATAGAGTATAGCTTGTTCTCTAATTGGTCTAAATGTACTATCAACCCCCTAATTTCCACATACACAAATGGTTGTTCCATCCACTCTAAGAAAGCCCCCTTTGTTGTGAACCAGAGACAGTCACCAACTCAACAGACCACAGGTAAAGGGACACGTGTCCCAGTAAGTTCTGCACTGATTTGGTCTTAGTAGGGAACAACCAAGACTATTGCAGCAACTTTATCTGGGCTCACACTCTTTCTGGTCCCATTATGTGCCCCAGGCAGGAACCACCCTTCACATTGGAAGGGGTTACACCTCTCTAGGAATAGTTTCAATCCAGCCACCAATATATGGTGAAACACCAGTTGTAGGTTCACATATGAAGCAGATGACCGACTTGGGTAAGTAGTCTCTCAAAGGTGGCCAAGGCATTAAGCAAATTGCCAAAATAGGTTAATCTGAAACACCTGAAACAGATACAGGCCAATCTCTTTCTCCCCTGCTGTGAGTAAATGGCTGAGGATGCATCCTTGTCAACCATAATGCAAGCTGAATATTACACCCTAGACTGGAATGTCCAGAGTTCCCTGCCCAATGTAGGTTGTAGCAACCGTCCTGTCCACATCCTTATTCTTTCCCATGTCTGCCCAGGGCTTACGATTGTTCCCCTCTACTGCTGGTGCAATCCTTGGGTGGATCTGGAAAACAGAGgaaattatgtaaaaaaaaaaattcccctGATTACACAGGATGTGAACACTTTTTTCCCTTACAGGTCCATCCTACAAATGAGACTTGCACAGCCTCATGTTAAAGGGGTTGTTGGGCTGAAAAGAACTACCTGGAAGTGGCAAAATTCTTCACACAGAATTTGTTGTCTTGACTGTCCCTGTACTTTATCATAGAGGCCTCTGTGTAAATAAATAGCCTTGATCTGAAAAGCCTGCTCCAGGCCTTGACCCTAGTTTGTACAGTCTGAGAAGAGGATATGGGGGCAAATTTTAACAGGTGATTAGAGTAACTTTGCCTTGACAGATACCACAAAATCAGCAACAAAAGATCCTGGGGTTTTCCCTCCCCAGTCCTGTTGACGACAAAGCATTAGGGGCCTACATTCCTGAATCAGTGCTAGTGGGAGTACAGAGATTCTGATCCTTAAATGTTAATCAAATGTTTCCCCTCTTGATTTAGAAGAACTTTCTGGCCCATGTAGTCCTGCCCAAAGCTGAGAGACAATCTGCATGCCTTAGTCTTCACCACCAGTTTAAACTGCACCCAGAAAGACTCCCAAGGTGCAGATCTGTCAAAATAATCAACACAGTTCTCTGTGGATGGCCTGATTCCATCAGATGCAGGGATTTGGCTCAGGAATTTGGCTTGTTGGCACTGGAGACTCATTCAGCTCATTGAGGTTAGAGATCTTAACGCTGGTGACATGAAGCAGCTAGATGGCTTTGTCCACCACAGGGTAACTTACACTCAGATCATCCCGGGCTCTTACTAGCCAGCATTTAcacttgttgctgctgctgatgcCACTGTCACTTTAGGTGGCTGGCATAAGCAAGGATGCCTGGCAAGCTTGGATTTCCTTATGGGGGCGCTGGCACCCACTGTTACCCCGCAGGTGCTCCAGGTGGCCAGGCCGTAGTCTGGAGGTCCTTTTGCTGTTTCTGTTCTACACACTGGGAGCTGGCAGACTAGGACCTCAGGCAATACTACCACCACAGTTGTCTTCCTTCCTGACACCAATTACTGCTTTTACAATAGTCACATAGGTTTGTCATTACTTGGTGATGCAATTACTGCTTTTGCCCTTGTTTCTTGGAAGGTTTCCTTACTATGTTTGCATTTGTTGCTAGCAAGACACCCCTACCACCAACACCACCTTGCaagagtacagtatgtcctgctAGGCAGGGCCCACTCCCATCCACACCAAATaaacactgctctcaaatgacTCTAGATCACTAGAACACTTGTACACAAAGAACAATCACAAAGAATTTAGCCACTAATAATCAACACTGATTACACAGGATCCAATTATCTATAATGCTCCTACAACTTGTCATTTATGTCAGACTGCCTTAGTCCCCCAGTTCTGCAGAGAGTTGTGGCTGCTACAATGCATTTCTATCAGTTATTCATCTTTAAACACCACAGGTGTTGATTTCAGGTAATTCAGATATACCTCAATGCCCAGGTCATTTAAATACCTTTAAGTCGTTTTAAgagaatcatgtttttttttaagttttggtTTTAAACTCAATCTGTCATCAACGTCTCAgttttttaatgatatttaaCTAATTGCAGTCATTTCTTTTGGGAGCTCAAATAAGCTAAATAATGAGTTACAAAGTTCCTCTGAAAGTCTGGTTTCAAGaattgttttctaataattgcCATTAGgtgaaaaaatcatttgttgaaatccggaactgaaccttttaagAGGTGTTGGGGTGTTAAGAGAATGAATTCCCAGGAGTTACTAACATTCCATGCACTCTCACTTGGCGTACCTTTCTCAAAACAATAGTAATGGAAGTTACACACAATTGGTTACACTTCATATGTTAATGTTAGTAGTCTTTCATCCCAAAACACTTTCATTTAGGAGGGGGACTCACTTCTTCGTCCACTAAAGCACAGCAACCACATCTGTGATGCGCCACAAAAGCCCAATACACACCAAGTCAGGTAGAGTCAAGCATTACTGCACATACTGAATTGGATTTTATAGGTAGCCCAGACTGCAAGCTTAGATTTCAATTTTAACGGGGAGACAAGGGTTaacaacacccctactcttacgaAGTCTAATGGGGTTTGTAATGACCAAGTTGTTGGGAACTTGTTGCAGAAATTACAGATGCCTTTGATAGGATATAGCAAATTAATTGGTAGAAATTGCAATTGGAGAATAGTCAAGAGGAGTAGACCGAGGACATCACTTTGAGTAACATTGTAATCAAATAAATGACATGCCTTGTTTATGGACTCGGGATCAGCTTATAACGAAATGTAGTGATTTCAGAAATGCTGCAAATGCAGTacttgaaaatctttttttggtGGGGAGGAGGGTGAGTGTTTGTTGTAGAAGAGTTCGCTTTGAAAATTTTAATTATACAGCATTTTTCCGGCGGAGTGCCCTTAAGGCATTCTCCAATTTTCATTGATTTGTTTGTATAGGCGTGAAAAACTAGACATCCCGAGGAGCCGTGCGATGCACTGTAGCTTTAAAGCCGTGCTTTGTAATCTCAGAGGATGACATACCACATTAAAACGGCCTCCGTTACTCTTTTGTGGGTTATTTAGGCTTGGGGAATTGCTTTGGCTCTACCTACAGACTCATCTCAATACAGAAAACAGAATTCATTAAACCAGGGGCAGCCGAATATCTCTACGTTGATTGCTCATAATTCgttgtttctctttcttttagGATTTGGACTGGAACAGAATCATCAGAGGGTGCTACCGATCTTAATAAAAGGATATAAAAATGGTCTTCTCTACGCAGCCAGCGCTGTCAATTTAAGCGTACTGTATACTACTGCATggagtttttttctcttgttcttTGTACGCAGATAGCGCGCAGGGTTCAGAGATTTGATGACCCGAGAGAATTTACGTACTATGCGTAGGAATTAATCGCAAAATACGTCCTgaatagtattttttttgtgtatgtGGAACCAGTAAGAAAAAGGTGCGAGAGGTTTCGGATGGTCGGACGACACATTTCTACTGCAGTTGAAACGGGCAGCATCCAGACCTGCCAGCCGGATGAGGAGATAGAGTGGAAAGAGCTGGACTTCTGCCTTGCGGACTAGGATGTCGTGCAAAAATGACTCAGAATAAACTGATGACATCCTTCCCACAGGGCTACAGTAAACTTCCAAGTCTGCTTTGTACGCTgtggtattttaataaaaaacgcTAACCACGTCCAGAGCACTGAAAAAAGCAGGTGGAATCCAGCTGcagctacatttttttaaaaacaatgacaaGCACGTTGCAGATGCTGTGAAAATAAACTGCATATTTTAGACCGCTTGGACTTCGCATCAAGTGGGTCTTGGACCTGAACTCGTGAAAATATAAAGAAGTTCGGATGCAAGTGAACAACGGGTGTGTGGTAGCTATCTCATCCGGAGCCTTACTTGTTATTCATGCTGAAACGTGTGGGTCCTGCGCGCTCAGTCGCCCCACTCCCACACAAAAACAGGATCGCTGCCTCTGTGCTGACAGTGCAGTATTCCTCTCTACCAAACCACCTAGCTGCTGTCCTTTTAAGCAGATATCGTAGCGAGTGCCAAATGGTCTGCGTCTACCTGGTTCGTGGAAGCAGAGCAGCTTGTTCTTAACGCGGtcgttcatcttttttttattgtccAAAACACTGGGGCCTGCACATTGTCGAATTATCTGGGTCCGGTGGAAGGAGTGGATTTGCAACAGTCCGGTGGGCAGAAGACTCTCTTAAGAAAACAGCGTAAGGATTCTCCGTAAGGTAcgtcactttaaaaaaagagaaaaaggatCGGGTGACATTGCAGTCTTCCCCCTCCTCTTTTTTCCTTGcgtccccctccctcccccttgTTTGGGAGTTGAAAATTTAACGTAGTCTACGCTGGGTATTAAATTTGGAAAAAGAGAGAAGGTGGAGCATTGTCCGTCTTACGTGTTAACGCAGTGGGATTTCTACGTCTGGTCGGCGTTTCCCCCCGCCCCTCCCGCGGTGACGGCGATGGGTCGGAAGCGGTGTGTCGGAGCAGATTGTTCCAAGATGGCGGCCGGGTGCTGCGGGGTGAAGAAGCAGAAGCTGTCGGGGTCCCCCGGGTCGGGGGGTCCCGGCGGGGCGGGGAGCGGGGGAGCTGGGACTGGACATTGCGGCTCGGACTTGGGAATCGGCTCTTCCTCGGCGGTGGCGGCCGGGAGTGTGAATCGTGTGAACGGCCTGGGGGGTCCCGGGGgtagcagtggcagtaacagcagcGCGCTGTCCCCAACTCCGGGAGGCTATAACACCACCGGCCTCTCCCCGAACCTCAGCCCCGGACCCGGCTCTGGCAGCAGCAGGAAGATGGTTGTTTCGGCGGAGATGTGTTGCTTCTGCTTCGACGTGCTTTATTGTCATCTATACGGATACCAGCCTCCCCGGACACCCAGGTTTACAAACGACCCTTAGTGAGTACCCCAGCTGCGAGCATGCATTTGTTATTTCCTGATGTGTTCGTCCTTTCGCTTTGATTAACCTCATTTCTACACACACAACACGAAACTGTGTTATCTTAAAGTGACTGGAGTATCGTGGTTAGTGTGGTAGTAGTATGCTTCCTCGCACGCGTGCCTGTCCAGCAGTTGGAGATCTCATTCTCGGAGTAATTTCCAAAAGTTTTTGTGTTCAGCTCTTGGTCAGTGTGAGGTAAAGGACAAGGCAGTGATTCACAGACACGTTATGTTACTGGGGCTATTCTCCGTCTGCTGTTCAAAACAGAGTAGCtcactcatttatttttaaagtgccgACCGGTTTTGAACATGGAAGAGAGACATCAATAAACTTGCGTCGAGAGAGCTGGTGTGCAAAGCGAGGTTCTCCAGGTGTCACTCGGGCGCTCCTGATTTTTAATTTCGACCCAGAATTAAGAAGCTTGATTTTTTTGGAATTGGTTTTAATTGTTTCGATGGCTAGTATTGCTTGTGCTTGAACTTCATCGCTGAAGTAGTAACTTACCGCAGGTTGTGTAGTCCAACCTCGAGGTGTGCGAAAAtacctttcttttaaaaatgtatgaaatgtAAATTTCAAGTTAAGGTACAACTCGGTGTCTGCTGCAGAGCCTGGGGTGTTTTAGTACATTGATGGTCTTTCATCGTCTGTGAACAAATGGTTGTGTAACCTTACCGAATtgcaaatgacattttaatgtaCTTTACGTATAAATATGCAACTAGGTTTTGTTGAAAAGGAGTAAAAAAAGGAGTCAGTAGCATATTCAGTTTAGGCAAGGATCTTCCTTGTTTGTTGTAAATGAATCTTTGCAAAAATGTAGCCTGTGTAAACCAAGAAGGGAGTATTGGAATAGTATTGAGTCTCTTGCGGATCTTCCTGTGTCAATCCtgtgtttttaataatgaatgacgaAGTGACACCCCTCGTCCCCCAACACAGGCAAACAGGCGTATATCCCCGGTTGATCGTACATCTTTAAGTGTAACAGTCCTGCTTGTTGAAGTATACCGTGCTCTGCTTTGTGTGTGAACATAAATATGGCTGATATAGGCCTATGAGGATATACTACTATCACTTTCTTTAGGTCGGAGGGTAATTAAGGTCTTCGGTTTTTGTCTTTAGCTTCGTGGGAGAGTGTGTTCGTTTTAGTTTTTAAGAGTTCCACGGTATACTATTAGATGGGGGGAAAaacgtattttaaaataatttaaagttaaGACAGCTGcttaaacactttctttgttCGGAACGGTATTGTATACGTCTACATACAGGACACTCCATACAGTCCTAGCTTCATAATTGAAGGAAGTCCGCTGCTGGTTCTTTGTCTAATTTTTCGacggttttttttttcgttaACACTGTTTTATTTACCAGCCAAACCTTTCCTGTTCGTAAATTTCTTCCACTGTTCTTGTAATGAAAACCTAGAAAATAACAAAGCGTACTTTGAAGGAAGATCTTTTCAGAAATCATTTAGGGTTATGCAGTCTTTGTTTGACCTTGTTGTGCTACTGCTGTTGTTATTGAATTACATTTCCTTTACTTTGCACATAAAATAATTACCTCTGAACCTCTTATACAGAACTAAGGTGTGTTTATTATCTTTGACTGGCTTAgtatgtatcttttttttttgcaattcccACAAAAGCAAGCTCTGATGtgcatgttttttaatgtactggtcatatatactgtgtacatacagtgttagacatacatattgtatatgaaGCTTTGGACAGTTAAAATACCCAAATTACAATTTGTATTTCTTGAGTGGGTGGCTTGCAGAATTTCTGGATTCTATATCCCTGAGACAAATGGAAAACCTTCAAGAGATACTTGTTACAGAAGCAGTCTTGTGCTCTGTATGAGTCCTTTATTTATGTGTTCAAAGCCTCATGCAAAGGTTAATTAAATGGCTGCATCAAATCTCAGGGGAGATTATGATGTCCAGTAGTAGAGTATTAAAATGATTTGCTTGATTACATTGTGGTTAAATCTTTAGTGTTGCACTGTAAACTTGGTCTTTAAATCTTTATCCtagaaaaatgttaaacacacaacattaataaactgctcatgaaaatgtgaaaatggagagcagaaagacagggcaggattaataaaataattgttttggcCTGATATTTTTTCTCTACTacagtattgatttttttcactagaaggttttttattttatcgaAATTCCCACTTTAATTTAATAGGCCTAAATATCTTTTCATTGAGGGGTAATTTTAGTACATGCTGAAAGGCTTTCATTTAACATTAGTTAAAAGTACACAAACAAATGTAGTCTGAATGAAAGC
It encodes the following:
- the ammecr1 gene encoding nuclear protein AMMECR1 isoform X3, which gives rise to MGRKRCVGADCSKMAAGCCGVKKQKLSGSPGSGGPGGAGSGGAGTGHCGSDLGIGSSSAVAAGSVNRVNGLGGPGGSSGSNSSALSPTPGGYNTTGLSPNLSPGPGSGSSRKMVVSAEMCCFCFDVLYCHLYGYQPPRTPRFTNDPYPLFVTWKIGRDKRLRGCIGTFSAMNLHSGLREYTLTSALKDSRFPPMTRDELPRLFCSVSLLTNFEDVGDYLDWEVGVHGIRIEFFNEKGSKRTATYLPEVAKEQGIVAKR
- the ammecr1 gene encoding nuclear protein AMMECR1 isoform X2, giving the protein MGRKRCVGADCSKMAAGCCGVKKQKLSGSPGSGGPGGAGSGGAGTGHCGSDLGIGSSSAVAAGSVNRVNGLGGPGGSSGSNSSALSPTPGGYNTTGLSPNLSPGPGSGSSRKMVVSAEMCCFCFDVLYCHLYGYQPPRTPRFTNDPYPLFVTWKIGRDKRLRGCIGTFSAMNLHSGLREYTLTSALKDSRFPPMTRDELPRLFCSVSLLTNFEDVGDYLDWEVGVHGIRIEFFNEKGSKRTATYLPEVAKEQEPPFAAITALSLLGMGPHSDHRFLTKKGRI